One Blastocatellia bacterium DNA window includes the following coding sequences:
- a CDS encoding molybdopterin-dependent oxidoreductase — protein MKKEISRRDFLKTVSAAGFGALVASSAGAWGLEKITNPLASYPDRGWEKVYRDLWKHDSKFTFLCAPNDTHNCILNAYVRSGVVTRIGPTMRYGEAADLAGNKTSHRWDPRVCQKGLALTRRFYGDRRVNQCMVRAGFKRWYEAGFPRGEDGLPPREYFQRARDEWVRLSHDETAKIVAAALKNIAENYTGEVGKQRLKAQHYDEATIEATQGVGTQVLKFRGGMPLLGITRVFGMYRMANSMALLDSAIRKVGPDKAVGGKGFDNYSWHTDLPPGHPMVTGQQTVEFDLCAVEQAKTLVVWGMNWITTKMPDAHWLTEARMKGTRIVVIACEYSATATKGDDVLVVRPGTTPALALGFANVIMKEKLYDLDYVRQWTDLPILVRMDSLKYLRAEEVFGQGISPLTNQTRVLKEGEKEPPAGQQSEMLISEKMRNEWGDYVWWDQTSNSPKLVTRDQVGKQSKIGEALLEGSIEVTLADGKKVRCRPVFDLVKEYAAHFDPKTTEELTWAPATAVESLARLFAKEPGTTLFAIGMGPNQFFNNDNKDRDIFLLAALTGNVGKIAGNVGSYAGNYRVSLFNGSPQYINEDPFNIELDETKPAQVKQYWRAESAHYYNHEDHPLRVGNKLLTGKTHIPTPTKSLWFANANSILGNVKWHYNTVVNVLPRIEMIAVQEWWWSTSCEWADVVFGVDNWAELKHPDMTASVTNPFLQIFPDTPLERAFNTIGDIEVLALVASKLAELTKDTRFNDYWKFVRENKTSVYLQRILDNSTNTKGYQIADLIAKAKEGIPAIMNSRTTPKVVGYEQITDSRPWYTKSGRLESYREEDEFIEAGENLPVHREPVDSTFYEPNVIVAPKHEAIRAAGPESYGVKRDDLSCETRCGRNVVLTWAETKQTKHPLAKDGFKFVFHTPKYRHGSHTTPIDTDMVAVLFGPFGDLYRRDKRSPFVTEGYVDINPADARELGVEDGDYIWIDPDPEDRPFRGWQKNSKDYAFARLLCRARYYPGTPRGVTRMWFNMYAATPGSQKGQKERADGLAKNPATNYQAMFRSGSHQSATRGWLKPTWMTDSLVRKGLFGQGIGKGFLPDVHCPTGAPREAVVKITRAEAGGINGQKLWRPAALGIRPRYESEAMKKYLAGEFINKEK, from the coding sequence ATGAAAAAAGAAATTTCTCGCCGGGACTTTCTAAAAACTGTTAGTGCTGCTGGTTTTGGTGCTTTAGTCGCTTCAAGTGCAGGTGCTTGGGGACTAGAAAAAATTACTAACCCGCTAGCTAGTTATCCAGATCGCGGTTGGGAAAAAGTTTACCGTGATTTATGGAAACATGACTCTAAATTTACTTTCCTGTGCGCTCCAAATGATACTCATAACTGTATCTTAAATGCTTATGTCCGTTCTGGTGTAGTGACTCGCATTGGGCCAACTATGCGTTATGGTGAAGCGGCTGATTTAGCAGGCAATAAAACTAGCCATCGTTGGGATCCTCGCGTTTGCCAAAAAGGTTTAGCTCTAACACGTCGCTTTTATGGAGATCGTCGGGTTAATCAATGTATGGTGAGAGCAGGCTTCAAACGCTGGTATGAAGCAGGCTTTCCACGTGGTGAAGATGGACTACCTCCACGCGAATATTTCCAACGCGCTCGTGATGAATGGGTCAGACTTTCGCATGATGAAACAGCTAAAATTGTTGCAGCAGCATTAAAAAATATTGCTGAAAATTACACTGGAGAAGTAGGAAAACAACGCTTAAAAGCACAACATTATGATGAAGCTACCATTGAAGCTACTCAAGGTGTAGGAACTCAAGTCTTAAAGTTTCGTGGTGGAATGCCGCTTTTAGGTATAACAAGAGTTTTTGGTATGTATCGCATGGCTAATTCTATGGCTTTGTTAGATTCTGCTATCCGTAAAGTTGGCCCAGATAAAGCTGTAGGCGGCAAAGGTTTTGATAATTATTCTTGGCATACCGATTTACCGCCAGGTCATCCAATGGTGACAGGTCAACAAACCGTAGAGTTTGACCTTTGCGCCGTTGAACAAGCTAAAACCTTAGTGGTTTGGGGTATGAATTGGATTACTACAAAAATGCCTGATGCCCATTGGTTAACAGAGGCTCGGATGAAAGGCACAAGAATTGTAGTAATTGCTTGTGAATATTCAGCAACTGCTACAAAGGGCGATGATGTATTAGTTGTAAGACCTGGCACTACTCCAGCCTTAGCTCTAGGTTTTGCTAATGTAATTATGAAAGAAAAGCTCTATGACCTGGATTATGTGCGTCAATGGACTGACCTTCCTATTTTAGTAAGAATGGATAGTTTGAAATATTTACGTGCAGAAGAAGTTTTTGGACAAGGAATTAGTCCATTAACCAACCAAACTAGAGTATTAAAAGAGGGAGAAAAAGAGCCTCCTGCCGGGCAACAAAGCGAGATGTTAATCTCTGAAAAAATGCGTAATGAATGGGGTGATTATGTATGGTGGGATCAAACTAGCAACAGCCCTAAATTAGTCACTCGTGACCAAGTTGGCAAACAATCTAAAATTGGCGAAGCACTTTTAGAAGGCTCAATTGAAGTAACTTTAGCTGATGGTAAAAAAGTTCGCTGTCGTCCAGTTTTTGATTTAGTCAAAGAATATGCAGCACATTTTGACCCTAAAACAACGGAAGAACTAACCTGGGCCCCTGCTACGGCGGTTGAATCTCTAGCACGTCTTTTTGCTAAAGAACCTGGCACAACGCTTTTTGCAATTGGAATGGGGCCAAACCAATTTTTTAATAATGACAATAAAGACCGGGATATTTTCCTTTTAGCAGCATTAACGGGCAATGTAGGAAAAATTGCTGGTAATGTAGGTTCTTATGCTGGAAATTATCGAGTTTCTTTGTTTAATGGCTCACCTCAATATATCAACGAAGACCCATTTAACATTGAGCTAGACGAAACAAAACCCGCACAAGTAAAACAATATTGGCGAGCAGAATCAGCCCATTACTACAATCATGAAGATCACCCGCTAAGAGTTGGAAATAAGCTTTTAACAGGTAAAACGCATATTCCAACCCCTACCAAATCACTTTGGTTTGCTAATGCTAATTCTATTTTGGGTAATGTCAAATGGCATTACAACACGGTTGTTAATGTACTACCAAGAATAGAAATGATTGCCGTCCAAGAATGGTGGTGGTCAACTTCTTGTGAATGGGCAGATGTGGTTTTTGGTGTAGATAATTGGGCAGAACTTAAACATCCTGACATGACGGCTTCGGTGACTAATCCATTCTTACAAATATTTCCAGATACGCCATTAGAAAGAGCATTTAACACAATTGGAGATATTGAAGTTTTAGCTTTAGTAGCTTCTAAATTAGCAGAATTAACTAAAGACACTCGCTTTAATGATTACTGGAAATTTGTCAGAGAAAACAAAACTTCAGTTTATTTACAAAGAATTTTAGATAATTCAACAAATACCAAGGGCTATCAAATAGCAGACTTGATAGCCAAAGCTAAAGAAGGCATACCAGCAATAATGAATAGCCGAACGACTCCAAAAGTTGTTGGTTATGAGCAAATTACAGACTCTCGGCCTTGGTATACTAAAAGTGGTAGACTTGAATCATACCGGGAAGAAGATGAATTTATTGAAGCAGGTGAAAACTTACCAGTTCACCGCGAGCCAGTAGATTCAACCTTTTATGAGCCTAATGTAATTGTTGCACCAAAACATGAAGCTATTCGTGCAGCAGGCCCAGAAAGTTATGGAGTAAAACGCGATGATTTGTCTTGTGAAACACGTTGCGGGCGAAATGTAGTTTTAACTTGGGCTGAGACAAAACAAACTAAACATCCATTAGCCAAAGACGGCTTTAAGTTTGTTTTCCACACACCAAAATATAGACATGGCTCACATACTACGCCAATAGATACAGATATGGTAGCAGTGCTATTTGGCCCGTTTGGTGATTTATATCGTCGTGACAAGCGTAGTCCATTTGTTACAGAAGGTTACGTTGATATTAATCCAGCAGATGCACGCGAACTTGGCGTTGAAGATGGTGATTATATTTGGATTGACCCAGACCCAGAAGACCGCCCATTCCGAGGCTGGCAAAAAAACTCTAAAGATTATGCTTTTGCTCGCTTGCTTTGTCGCGCTCGTTACTACCCTGGCACACCAAGGGGTGTAACTCGTATGTGGTTTAATATGTATGCAGCAACGCCAGGTTCACAAAAAGGACAAAAAGAGCGTGCCGATGGACTAGCAAAAAATCCCGCAACCAACTATCAAGCAATGTTTCGCTCAGGTTCTCATCAATCAGCTACAAGGGGCTGGTTAAAGCCTACTTGGATGACAGACTCACTTGTAAGAAAAGGTTTATTTGGACAGGGAATTGGCAAAGGATTTTTGCCAGATGTCCATTGTCCAACAGGCGCACCACGTGAAGCAGTAGTAAAAATAACTCGCGCCGAAGCAGGCGGAATTAATGGGCAAAAACTCTGGCGACCAGCGGCTTTAGGCATTCGCCCGCGTTATGAGTCCGAAGCAATGAAAAAATATCTAGCAGGAGAATTTATTAATAAGGAGAAATAG
- a CDS encoding dehydrogenase — MARVYNWQLGREMSYWYPESRPEKQFAAVFDINKCIACQTCTLACKTTWTSGRGQEYMLWNNVETKPYGFYPLAWDINLLNSLDGQKWENNVYQGQTVFEAAPEGERVLGWRPQEEDYAYPNVGEDDCAGQVDGGASLSLTHTMAWFYYLARICNHCTYPACLASCPRGSIYKRPEDGIVLVDQDRCRGYQECVKGCPYKKVFFNPMTGTSEKCIACFPKIEQGIQPQCFVNCIGKIRLAGWLSKPEDAKPENPLDYLVHIRKIALPLFPQFGLEPNIYYIPPIHTPPAFLRQMFGPGVDEAIKQYRNMPNDPDLAGLLALFGSTEFIVPRWKRVGDWIMGMNEKGAELIKVPMRELVQIRGAYDAKYGVARVNCP, encoded by the coding sequence ATGGCACGCGTTTACAATTGGCAATTAGGCCGGGAAATGTCTTATTGGTATCCAGAAAGCCGCCCAGAAAAACAATTTGCAGCCGTTTTTGACATTAATAAATGTATTGCTTGTCAAACCTGTACTCTAGCTTGCAAAACTACTTGGACATCTGGCCGAGGGCAAGAATATATGCTCTGGAATAATGTAGAAACCAAACCTTATGGTTTTTATCCATTAGCTTGGGATATTAATTTGCTTAACTCGCTAGATGGACAAAAATGGGAAAATAACGTTTACCAAGGGCAAACCGTTTTTGAAGCAGCACCAGAAGGGGAAAGGGTGCTAGGTTGGCGACCACAAGAAGAAGATTATGCCTATCCAAATGTTGGAGAAGATGATTGTGCAGGCCAAGTTGATGGTGGGGCTAGTTTATCTTTAACTCATACTATGGCTTGGTTTTACTACCTTGCACGTATTTGTAACCATTGCACTTATCCAGCATGTTTAGCATCTTGTCCTAGAGGTTCAATTTATAAACGTCCCGAAGATGGAATTGTGCTAGTTGACCAAGATCGTTGTCGGGGCTACCAAGAATGTGTCAAGGGATGTCCTTATAAAAAAGTATTTTTTAACCCGATGACAGGCACATCAGAAAAATGTATTGCTTGTTTTCCAAAAATTGAACAAGGCATTCAACCACAATGTTTTGTTAATTGTATTGGTAAAATTCGTTTAGCTGGCTGGCTTTCTAAACCAGAAGATGCAAAACCAGAAAACCCATTAGATTATCTAGTACATATTAGAAAAATTGCTCTACCACTATTTCCACAATTTGGACTAGAACCAAATATTTATTACATTCCGCCAATTCACACCCCGCCAGCTTTTCTAAGACAGATGTTTGGCCCTGGTGTAGACGAGGCAATTAAACAATATCGCAATATGCCAAATGACCCTGATTTAGCTGGACTTTTAGCCCTTTTTGGTTCAACTGAATTTATTGTTCCTCGTTGGAAACGTGTTGGTGATTGGATAATGGGAATGAATGAAAAAGGTGCAGAGCTAATTAAAGTGCCAATGCGCGAACTTGTTCAAATTCGTGGAGCTTATGATGCTAAATATGGAGTTGCACGGGTTAATTGTCCTTAA
- a CDS encoding S9 family peptidase: MTRRKFFYLFFSVLLAFCSIFPVLAQDKVFTPETVLTIRNIVDAQISPDGANIAFQVSRPRTDAEGPGTAISEIWMMLKGGQPTRFTYNEKSDRAIQWAKDGKSFAFLSQRGTVAQTQIYQISLDGGEAQRISKTTASINNFKWSPDGNKIAFLMTDVKSADELKNEKEGKDWVVADKNYKHTRLYLLDPKTGEHKLVTQKDMTVHDFDWSPDGKELILAASDTPTIDDQFMKSKLLVQSVDGGDAKLLVKTEGKLLSPRWSPDGKWVSWLGAVSFNDPFAGSVFVVSSQGGAAENLVPGFIGSATSLSWLAPSTVVFTATERQVSTLTTITLPAKAKTVVNNQELAFSSNPSFTSDGKTWVIAANTPKHPNEIFISELTSKQANKLTNFNPQLAGLKLGEQEVIKWKSSVDGLDIEGVIVKPVGFEKGKRYPLVMQPHGGPEAAELNGWFGSYSRWGQVLAGKGYITFYPNYRGSIGRGVDFSKADHRDLMGKEFQDMVDGVDYLVSQGMVDQNRVGVGGGSYGGYTSAWAATAGSKRFKAAIAWMGISNWHSMTGTCEIFLENSTVHWDLMMYDNYQIYFDRSPIAHVKNANTATLIIHGAQDTRVPIGQSQELYTALKYKGVPVEFVTYPREGHGVGEKAHQYDFMQRVFGWFDKYLQ; the protein is encoded by the coding sequence ATGACTAGAAGAAAGTTTTTCTATTTGTTTTTTTCTGTCTTGTTAGCTTTTTGCTCAATTTTTCCAGTGCTAGCACAAGACAAAGTTTTTACACCTGAAACAGTTCTTACCATCAGAAATATAGTTGATGCACAAATCTCACCAGATGGTGCAAATATTGCTTTTCAGGTCAGCCGCCCAAGAACTGATGCAGAAGGCCCGGGAACAGCAATTAGCGAAATTTGGATGATGTTAAAAGGCGGTCAACCAACGCGCTTTACTTATAATGAAAAAAGTGATCGAGCAATTCAATGGGCAAAAGATGGCAAATCTTTTGCGTTTCTTTCTCAACGTGGAACGGTTGCACAAACTCAAATTTATCAGATTTCTTTAGATGGTGGCGAAGCTCAAAGAATTTCTAAAACTACGGCTTCAATTAATAATTTCAAATGGTCGCCAGATGGCAACAAAATAGCTTTTTTAATGACAGATGTAAAAAGCGCAGATGAGCTTAAAAATGAAAAAGAAGGAAAAGACTGGGTAGTTGCAGATAAAAACTATAAACATACCCGACTTTACTTATTAGATCCTAAAACAGGCGAGCATAAGCTAGTTACTCAAAAAGACATGACAGTTCATGACTTTGACTGGTCGCCAGATGGCAAAGAGTTAATTTTAGCTGCGTCTGATACACCTACAATTGATGATCAATTTATGAAAAGCAAACTACTTGTTCAATCTGTTGATGGTGGAGATGCAAAATTACTAGTTAAAACAGAAGGAAAACTTCTTTCTCCGCGTTGGTCGCCAGATGGTAAATGGGTTTCTTGGTTAGGGGCTGTTTCTTTTAATGATCCTTTTGCTGGTAGTGTTTTTGTTGTTTCCTCTCAAGGTGGAGCAGCAGAAAATTTAGTGCCAGGTTTTATAGGTTCTGCTACGTCTTTAAGCTGGCTGGCTCCAAGCACAGTTGTTTTTACTGCTACAGAACGTCAAGTTAGCACATTGACCACAATTACTTTACCTGCAAAAGCAAAAACAGTCGTTAACAACCAAGAGCTAGCCTTTAGCTCAAATCCAAGTTTTACTAGCGATGGAAAAACCTGGGTAATTGCTGCTAACACACCAAAACATCCAAATGAAATTTTTATTAGCGAACTAACAAGTAAACAAGCTAATAAACTGACTAATTTTAATCCTCAACTTGCAGGTCTTAAGCTTGGTGAACAAGAAGTTATTAAATGGAAAAGTAGCGTTGATGGACTAGATATTGAAGGTGTAATTGTTAAGCCTGTTGGTTTTGAAAAAGGTAAACGCTACCCATTAGTTATGCAGCCTCACGGAGGCCCGGAAGCAGCAGAGCTAAACGGTTGGTTTGGTTCTTATTCACGTTGGGGGCAAGTTCTAGCAGGTAAAGGTTATATAACTTTTTATCCAAATTATCGCGGTAGCATTGGACGTGGTGTAGATTTTTCTAAAGCTGATCATCGTGATTTAATGGGTAAAGAATTTCAAGATATGGTTGATGGTGTAGATTATTTAGTTAGCCAAGGAATGGTTGATCAAAACCGTGTTGGTGTTGGTGGTGGTAGCTATGGTGGTTATACTTCAGCCTGGGCCGCTACTGCTGGTAGCAAACGTTTTAAGGCTGCTATTGCTTGGATGGGTATTAGCAATTGGCATAGTATGACTGGAACCTGTGAAATTTTCTTAGAAAATTCTACTGTCCATTGGGATTTAATGATGTATGACAACTACCAAATTTATTTTGACCGTTCTCCAATTGCCCATGTTAAAAATGCTAATACTGCTACTTTAATTATTCACGGCGCACAAGATACCCGCGTTCCTATAGGTCAATCTCAAGAACTTTACACAGCATTAAAATATAAAGGTGTTCCAGTAGAATTTGTTACTTATCCCCGCGAAGGTCATGGTGTAGGCGAAAAAGCCCACCAATATGATTTTATGCAACGTGTCTTTGGTTGGTTTGATAAATATTTACAATAA
- a CDS encoding GntR family transcriptional regulator, with protein sequence MFITIDEKDRRPIYQQVADEIKELIARGELSEGAPLPPVRQVAANLGVNLNTIATAYRELQREGFITVRHGAGAVVISTKVSNNEQDELRRPLRSALTQLVLAGLSSTEILEIVTQELRQLIQGGK encoded by the coding sequence ATGTTTATAACAATTGATGAAAAAGATCGGCGGCCAATTTATCAGCAAGTAGCGGACGAAATTAAAGAACTAATTGCGCGAGGGGAGTTAAGCGAAGGGGCACCACTTCCACCAGTAAGACAAGTTGCTGCTAATTTAGGGGTAAACCTAAATACCATTGCTACAGCTTATCGGGAGTTACAACGAGAAGGCTTTATCACTGTCCGACATGGTGCAGGTGCAGTAGTTATATCAACAAAGGTTAGCAATAATGAACAAGATGAACTTCGTCGCCCGCTTCGTTCAGCATTGACTCAACTGGTACTAGCAGGACTATCTAGCACGGAAATTTTAGAGATAGTCACGCAGGAATTAAGGCAGTTAATCCAGGGAGGGAAATAA
- a CDS encoding YjbQ family protein, which translates to MRFQVKTKGHHDFIDITDKVASLVKQSGVKDGIALVFVPGSTAAITTIEYESGVIEDLIDVFESLAPENANYKHHERWGDSNGAAHIKSALVGTSFTVPIEGGHLVLGTWQQIVLIDFDERPRTREIVVKIVASIA; encoded by the coding sequence ATGCGCTTTCAAGTTAAAACTAAAGGTCATCATGATTTTATTGATATTACTGATAAAGTAGCATCACTAGTGAAACAATCCGGTGTAAAAGATGGTATAGCACTAGTTTTTGTTCCCGGCTCAACCGCCGCTATTACCACTATTGAGTATGAAAGTGGTGTGATTGAAGATTTAATAGATGTTTTTGAGTCTCTAGCACCAGAAAACGCTAATTATAAACATCATGAAAGATGGGGCGATAGTAATGGCGCGGCTCATATTAAATCTGCTTTAGTTGGAACAAGTTTTACTGTGCCAATAGAAGGCGGACATTTAGTTTTAGGCACTTGGCAACAAATTGTTTTAATTGATTTTGACGAACGGCCTAGAACCAGAGAAATTGTAGTTAAAATTGTTGCTTCTATAGCTTAA
- a CDS encoding roadblock/LC7 domain-containing protein gives MSIPTIESINEMLRSDKNFTQESPQELLEKACYELPNIDGVFLFDPEGSTFACAGSQATNDAAIQALVGGLIQLADRTSGDLGRGALNHIALQGQLGFIVATILDSGYTLVVLGSNEARLGLLLHDLEWIGSKISPLLI, from the coding sequence ATGTCTATACCTACAATTGAAAGCATAAATGAAATGCTAAGAAGTGATAAAAATTTTACTCAAGAAAGTCCACAAGAATTATTAGAAAAAGCTTGTTATGAACTTCCAAACATTGATGGTGTATTTTTGTTTGACCCAGAAGGTAGCACTTTTGCTTGTGCAGGTAGCCAAGCAACAAATGATGCTGCCATTCAAGCTTTAGTTGGAGGTCTTATCCAGCTTGCAGACCGCACTTCAGGCGATCTTGGCAGAGGAGCATTAAATCATATCGCGCTTCAAGGGCAATTAGGCTTTATAGTAGCAACAATACTAGATAGTGGTTATACGTTAGTTGTATTAGGTAGTAATGAAGCTCGTTTAGGGTTGCTACTTCATGATTTAGAGTGGATAGGCTCTAAAATATCGCCTCTTTTAATATAA
- a CDS encoding DUF1648 domain-containing protein → MIISFYRTDMPYARLVGLPIFVVAAMIFYVVFARQVKPFQVIEENQRFATSLKVRHLSDYTSIGLEILIGLTIVIPMLILIYYYPLLPDRIPVHWDWKGNPDRWAEKNFFSVFTLPVVMIYFQGMFWLIKYGLTQVKMMLPAEHTAEYLAAKEEGLRVTMSLMDQIRLLQSILFGGLSLNILSGILSGGFSIKWILGLVVVSDMFILLICAYNIYKMMKIEDRLKAIAGKTYVQRESDANQWYAGGLFYYNPDDPALFVEKMVGYGYTMNFANKQVYLYIGYGLLLPVGLALLGILGKL, encoded by the coding sequence TTGATAATATCGTTTTATCGTACAGATATGCCTTATGCAAGGCTAGTAGGACTACCAATATTTGTTGTTGCAGCAATGATTTTTTATGTAGTTTTTGCTCGTCAAGTTAAGCCTTTTCAAGTAATTGAAGAAAATCAACGCTTTGCAACATCATTAAAAGTGCGTCATTTAAGTGATTATACTAGTATAGGTTTAGAAATATTGATTGGGTTAACTATAGTAATTCCTATGTTAATTTTGATTTATTATTACCCATTATTGCCTGATCGTATTCCAGTACATTGGGATTGGAAAGGGAATCCAGATCGATGGGCTGAGAAAAATTTCTTTTCAGTTTTTACGTTGCCCGTAGTGATGATTTATTTTCAAGGGATGTTTTGGCTAATTAAATATGGCCTAACACAAGTTAAAATGATGTTACCAGCAGAACATACAGCAGAATATTTAGCCGCTAAAGAAGAAGGTTTACGGGTGACTATGAGTTTGATGGATCAAATTCGCTTGCTACAAAGCATTTTATTTGGTGGGCTTTCCTTAAATATCTTGTCTGGAATTTTAAGCGGAGGTTTTTCTATAAAATGGATTTTAGGTTTAGTCGTAGTTTCAGATATGTTTATTTTGCTTATTTGTGCTTATAACATTTATAAAATGATGAAGATAGAAGATAGACTTAAAGCTATAGCAGGAAAAACTTATGTTCAACGTGAAAGCGATGCAAATCAATGGTATGCAGGCGGGCTTTTTTACTATAACCCAGATGATCCAGCATTGTTTGTAGAAAAAATGGTAGGTTATGGCTATACAATGAATTTTGCCAATAAACAAGTTTATCTCTATATTGGTTATGGGCTGTTATTGCCTGTTGGATTAGCTTTATTAGGAATTTTAGGAAAACTCTAA
- the nth gene encoding endonuclease III encodes MEINQLIEILNSNYPNARYELDWDTPLQLLIATILAAQCTDVRVNKVTKTLFPKYQSAQAFVDADINELEEVLKPTGFFKKKAQQVKNVCQALLTNFGGEVPRTMEQLITLPGVARKTANVVLNNAFRIPSGIIVDTHVHRISPRMGLTKEGNPETIERALMKIVPQSEWVQFGPAMVLHGRYVCTAKKPNCVECVLKDICPKIGVE; translated from the coding sequence ATGGAAATAAATCAACTTATTGAAATATTAAATAGCAATTATCCTAATGCCCGCTATGAACTGGACTGGGACACCCCCTTACAACTACTAATTGCAACTATTTTAGCTGCTCAATGTACGGATGTTAGAGTAAATAAAGTTACTAAAACGCTATTTCCAAAATATCAATCAGCACAAGCTTTTGTTGATGCAGATATTAATGAGCTTGAAGAGGTCTTAAAACCTACAGGATTTTTTAAGAAAAAAGCCCAACAAGTTAAAAATGTCTGCCAAGCTTTACTAACAAATTTTGGTGGTGAAGTTCCTCGTACAATGGAGCAGTTAATCACATTGCCAGGTGTTGCACGTAAAACAGCTAATGTAGTGCTAAACAACGCTTTTAGAATTCCATCAGGAATTATTGTTGATACACATGTTCATAGAATTAGTCCTAGAATGGGGCTAACCAAGGAAGGAAATCCAGAAACAATTGAACGTGCATTAATGAAAATAGTCCCCCAAAGCGAATGGGTGCAATTTGGCCCGGCAATGGTTTTACATGGTCGATATGTTTGTACAGCTAAAAAACCTAATTGTGTAGAGTGTGTATTAAAAGATATTTGCCCAAAAATAGGAGTTGAATAA
- a CDS encoding PAS domain-containing protein: MGLPETSSMDQNMLEQSLKHMWNDIQRLMAENQRLKECLASLGRWDLINPPNIENSTQPQFSVTAEGSKTFPAKPLNNIPVVVENPSLAPVKNKLSLMQALNATYQTSQTAIAPAKIDTGRLPNIDVGLVKQLTVEQLNNLPYGVVTVDRDGIVLSYNDTESRLAGVPRERVLMRNFFKDVAPCTQVKEFEGRFQSFARGESRAIEEFDFVFNLPSGTQYITIIFTPGRARGTINIVMTRR, from the coding sequence ATGGGATTACCAGAAACATCATCGATGGATCAAAACATGCTAGAGCAATCACTTAAGCATATGTGGAATGACATACAAAGGTTAATGGCAGAAAATCAAAGGCTTAAAGAATGTTTAGCATCTCTTGGAAGATGGGATCTTATAAATCCACCAAATATAGAAAATAGCACTCAACCACAATTTTCAGTTACAGCAGAAGGAAGTAAAACCTTCCCAGCAAAACCATTAAATAACATTCCTGTAGTAGTAGAAAATCCTTCTTTAGCTCCTGTTAAAAATAAACTATCTCTTATGCAAGCACTCAATGCCACATATCAAACAAGTCAAACCGCAATAGCTCCAGCAAAAATAGATACAGGTAGACTACCAAATATAGATGTAGGGCTTGTCAAACAGTTAACAGTTGAACAATTAAATAATCTTCCTTACGGAGTTGTTACAGTTGATAGAGATGGGATAGTGCTTTCCTACAATGACACAGAAAGCCGTTTGGCAGGAGTACCAAGGGAAAGAGTTTTAATGAGGAACTTTTTCAAAGATGTTGCTCCTTGTACCCAAGTAAAAGAATTTGAAGGACGCTTTCAATCTTTTGCAAGAGGTGAAAGTAGAGCTATAGAAGAATTTGATTTTGTTTTTAATCTTCCATCAGGAACACAATATATAACTATTATTTTTACTCCAGGTCGCGCACGAGGAACTATAAACATAGTTATGACACGTCGCTAA
- a CDS encoding molecular chaperone TorD family protein gives MHTKERELLQQAAEWRLIGLLFECPKSDWLEQVTNLAKEIQDPNLKLAVQAAEIEANEGLYHSVLGPGGPAPAREISYNSWAEPGRMMSELTSYYKAFSFQPVTNEVADHISLEANFISYLRLKEAYAIACDAMEEAKITAEASEKFIAEHLNTIAEPLVNILVDLDVEYLKNAGQALLMRVGQVKHKSLPVFDNFSEIDECQFSCEEA, from the coding sequence ATGCACACTAAAGAACGAGAGTTATTACAACAAGCAGCAGAATGGCGATTAATAGGACTACTTTTTGAGTGTCCTAAAAGTGATTGGCTAGAGCAAGTTACTAATCTAGCTAAAGAAATTCAAGATCCAAACTTAAAACTTGCTGTTCAAGCAGCAGAAATAGAAGCTAATGAAGGGCTTTACCACTCGGTTTTAGGCCCAGGCGGGCCCGCTCCAGCACGCGAAATTAGCTATAATAGCTGGGCCGAACCTGGGCGGATGATGTCAGAGTTAACTAGCTACTACAAAGCCTTTTCTTTTCAACCAGTTACTAATGAAGTTGCTGATCATATTTCATTAGAAGCTAACTTTATAAGCTATTTACGATTAAAAGAGGCTTATGCAATTGCTTGTGATGCTATGGAAGAAGCAAAAATCACGGCTGAAGCCTCAGAAAAATTTATTGCTGAACACTTAAATACAATTGCAGAACCACTAGTTAATATACTAGTGGATTTAGACGTAGAATACTTAAAAAATGCTGGACAAGCTTTGTTAATGAGGGTTGGACAAGTTAAACATAAGTCATTGCCAGTTTTTGATAATTTTTCTGAAATAGATGAGTGCCAATTTTCTTGTGAAGAAGCTTAA